The nucleotide sequence cttgAGTTGGATCTTTGAgaaggacaggcccctgctgcaacagattcctgtgtgctGGAAGGCAGAGAGGGAAGTCTAGcaggagcctctgcagatctgTATACCATGGTCTACTGGGCCAATGTTATGTCACCAAAAGCACCATCTCCCTGTGACCTTTGACCCTCTGAACTAGTCTGCCctaacatgggccatggaggaaagttATACTGCAGCTTGTCCTCTGGCCAGATCTGCATGAGAGCACAAATTCCAaaggacttcggatctctcctgtgactaaagaatcgaggaaccttcacacTGCAAGAAGATgtcagcaggtctagaaacagaagGCTCCAGCGATCCACTATCGGTTGAAACAcctcgtttgacaattcccattctcctgggtccagactctccctgcttagaaagtctgctcttatattATTCTTTTCCTGCAACATGCAAGACAGATCTCCTGAAGacgcacttccacccattccataagttggtttATCACCTGCGACACTtcctggcttttggttcctctctgccaactgatgtaagccaccattgttgcattgtccgacattacttgGACTGCTCGACCCTGCATCCTGCCACTGAACTACAAGCAAGAAAACTAGATCAcctgggcttccagccgattgatgttccagagagactctatTGTATCCCAGTGCCCTTGCACCATTAGTTCCCAACAATGAAATCCttaaccctggaggctcacatctgttgaGAGTACCAAACAGTCCAGCAATGTCAGGGAGATTCCCTTTCTCAAATGATCCACTTGCTACCACCAtcggaggtgagagcagacttccattggcAGGAGAAGCCAAATTGAATattcctgagactgcaggttccaatgagactgcagggagtgctgaagagaaCGCATATGTGCTCTCGCCTATGGCACCACTTCCATCAAACTGAGTACctgcagataggaccacactgtcgagCGTACAGTGTTCAGAAAGAGACTCACCTATGTACGAGCTCCTGGCAGGAAAAttttgccctgctttgtgtcaaCCCAAACACACAGATATTCCAACGACTGAgttggctgaagattgctcttggctaggttcatcacccaactgagctcctgcaacaggagATCCCCTTGGAGGTTTACCAGGCAGCTCGCTTCCacagacttggcccgaatcaaccagtcatccaaatacaggtgtaccaAGATCCTATCCTCTCGCAACtcggccgccaccaccactttGGAAAAAGTTCCtggagtggtggctagaccaaaaggcagcgcccaaaactaatggcaccccaacacggcaaaacacagaaaacatttgtgctccaatcggatgggaatatgaaggtacacctcggacagatccaaggaggtcaaaattcccccccacccccccgactgcaaaaatgagtcagccgcaaatgatggttgacacttttgagatccaggatgggacaaaaggagccctccttcttgggcacaacgaaatagatggaatatcgacccatattttcttgagacgtgggtactggaaccaaagTCCTCAGACTAAGGAGCCTTGAcagtgtacactccactgcctgtttcttctgtggggaatggcagggagacaccatgaacacattccgaggaatactgtgaaactccagtgcatattcctctcgtatcacctccaggacccacggatctgatgtgatttcgacccacttTTGATAAAAGAGAGACATCTCTCTATCTCCTGTCCCCGGGGGTGGCttagcaaaccttcattgggaggctcgggagcTACCACTACCTGACCCAAGCCTGAGCCCGCTCCCcacctgggctgtctgggatgaaaggactgggACCTACCAAAAGGCAGAATCTTCTGAAAGAtcgtccctctgtagggacgaaaccaCTTGGAACCTGAGATGACCCCTCATAGCAAGGTATGCAGTGACTACTTCTTATCCTTTGGCAACTAAggaactggggattcgccccacttactagTCAGTTTTTCCAACtctctcccaaacaagagcaagccttttagagcaattttgtaagattagctttggaggttgcatcagccaaccaatttctcaaccataactgacaTCTGcctgctattaccaaagccactcctctggccaaggtgtGTATCAAATCGCAGCTCACATCTGTTAAAAAGGCTgcggcgggttccataactgccctggaattcataccagagtcatcaacctcctgagatagaagcaaacaagagtgagccaccagggaacaataaGAAGCTATCTataaggtcattgccactgcttcaaatgcttgcttaaggatagcctcagtcctcctatcatgcacatccttcaaggccgctccttccTCCACGGGGATAGTTGTCCGTTTAAAGATGGCACTTTTGGAAAACGCAGACGCTCTCTCactactggatccagagggtacatgccttccaaggtctgaccccctttaaaatttgcctccgaGGCGTCCCACTCAacatcaatcaattcttgaatagcctcaataacagggaaaaaacaagaggctttatacaaggaaaccaaaatggagtttttctttggttcagatattgaatctgccccaggtactcccagcatcttcaacatCTGGGAAATCATGGCCAGCAGTTCATATCTATgaaagaacctcaacatagtcctatatggttccagtcccagaagaatttccccatcctccagagagtcaggatctacctcatcatcagtgccatccggattcctatcTGGAATACCTTCAGTCAATCAAGGTGTATTCCGGCGCTTAAAAGTACTCGATGAGGGAGAGGTCACTGCCTGAGAATCTGACATGACAGATCTTTGAGTCCGGAATTAGTTTACGGACGGTCCCATCTTTTCTGCCAAATgtagtttcctcctttcatttaaACCAGTCAGTGGAGCTACTATCGTTTACCAACCTGGATAGGTCGGACTCCCTTTCAAAGAAAGCTGGATGTCTGTAGGGCGCTACTGCGTTATCTGGAAGCTACTAATGGTTTTCGATTGTCGGATCATCTCTTCATCCTTTGGAATGGACCAAAGAGAGGTAATATGGCGTCCAAAACCACCATCGcccgttggttgaaagaggccataAATTCCTCATATTTGCTCTGTGGTCGGCCCCTACCGGTGGGGCTGAAGGTGCATTCCACTCGctcccaggcggcttcctgggcagagtgtcaccagatttctccacaggagatttgcagagcagcaacttggaaatctttgcatacttttgcacggCATTATCGGCTTGATGTCCAGGACTCAAGGGAGGGCAATTTCGGAGCAGGTGTATTGAGAGagtgggcctctccggatcccagcCCAAGTAGTTtcaagctctggtacatcccaggagtctggactgatccggtacgtacagggaaaagaaaattaggtcttaccttcgctgattttcgttcctgtagtaccaaggatcagtccagagtcccgcccgctGTGTGCATATAAGTCTCGGAGAGTCCGCTGCTTCCGATTCTGCTCTAGTTTTACCCGATCTATGAGGTTCTCCCGTTTGTTAACCTCTTTTACGGGTCCGGTTTGTTGTTGGGGTCAGTGATCCAACGGTTTCCCGGTTGAGAtttctgtatatagttagttttaAGTTAGGggtcattctgctttgacattgtgTAATACTGGCaaactgtgggtggcaccctggtatttatgacagagccagtcaaatcttgttctgtcgccatctgctggtgcggaggcaaaacccaggagtctggactgatccttggtactacaggaatgaaaattatcgaaggtaaggcctaattttcttttaattctcCTCTAAATTTCAAAGCAagccccagtagggaaatgcatgaccaacatctgctggagacggagaatactggcaggctgatatcacggcaggactatatataccgtgacatcagcttgctctgcctccatctgctggtagatgtgcataacccattggtcctgaatccatctatccacatgctgGGAAAGCTTAATTTAGTATGTAATTATATAAACATTCTACAAATAAAAAGAGTTAACTACATCCAAACTCTAAAACGACTATGTGGGGCTTTGTTCTATAAACAGAATATACAATTATTTTGCTCAAAAGGTAATGACTATCAGTGTGAATTCTCCCTTTCATATACTCCCACGGCTTATACAGCAGGCCCTAACGCAGCAGGGCCCAAGGATTGGAAACATGGATTCCTTAACAAATACCTTAAGGTGTCATTCACAGGCAAGCTCCAGTGCTTCCCTTGTTCTTCTGGCAGGTCAGGTGCTACAGGGAGAGTTAGCCTGTGTGTATGACAGCAGGCAGATGACAGCTGCCTGCTGTCATACGGGCGGACCTCTGTTGAGCAGTGCAAGACACGGAGGAATGCGAGAAGCACCTCAGTCATTCTGCTCTGTGAGCTGGGGTTGTGTCAgcaccatctgatgacatcatccacgcATTATGGTTAATGCAAGCCTGTTTCTCATTGGAGAACTGAAGATATAGCCCATTTATTGATTCCCCTTTTGTGCCTGCTTTGCAGAAGTATGTCAAACACGTTCCTAACAACAACTGGACTGTAACGCAGCAGCCTGTCCTCCCCATGCTATGTGACATTCTGAAACACTCACGTCTTTCTCCTGGATGGTGCACTCTTTGCAGTAGTAGGCATCAGAGACCCCAGGTCCTCCACAGATGACACAACGCCCTTGATAGGAGCCGTAGTTACATTCGTCACAGATTCGCACCAGCGTGCATGGCCGTACATACGAGTCACAGATCACACATTTCCCGTCACCTGAAACCAGAGATGGAAGAGACACACTCAAAAGCATGGCCCTTGCTATCAGCTCATCGCTCCCTGCCTGCTGATATCGCCACAAGAGCCTCTTGCACTCATTTTAAAGAATTAAGCAGTATGTGGTTCGTGTCCCCTGTTGCAGATAAAGGACACTCTGACAAACCCCTCTCCCGCAGGGCGCAGAGGCACCTCAGAGCAGCTCCTATCACTACTAAAGAGAAGTCTCATGCAAACCCTTAAGGCTAAGAAAAACACTCATAAATCAAGCAGTTCATATACCCCAAAATCTGATATGAAGCCACTCTCACTGTTCTAAGAGAACCTTGCTAAAACTAGAAATAGTGACACTCAAGAAATAAGTcagttgattctttttttttgctttcatctTTTTCAAaatctggattaaaaaaaaatgaaaatcgaAGATTAAGAACACTGCAAATAAATtcaggttgtgataccttttatggGGCCCAGGGTAAGAATTGTCCAAAGTTGATGAAATAGTTCAGAGGCTTTGGTTGCAAAGTAGATAAT is from Rhinatrema bivittatum chromosome 2, aRhiBiv1.1, whole genome shotgun sequence and encodes:
- the PHF5A gene encoding PHD finger-like domain-containing protein 5A isoform X2, coding for MAKHHPDLIFCRKQAGVAIGRLCEKCDGKCVICDSYVRPCTLVRICDECNYGSYQGRCVICGGPGVSDAYYCKECTIQEKDRDGCPKIVNLGSSKTDLFYERKKYGFKKR